A genomic window from Actinomycetota bacterium includes:
- a CDS encoding hemerythrin domain-containing protein, translating to MSDAELTNAPPIPISEHSRVLIAMHKAMRADSQRLISAVDTLPAGDTQHAAALGRAFAAIVGLIHDHHLTEDDVMYPFLLQRVRTFERDALRLEDDHVELDAAMARINARFRLLGHQLSARLWQDTRGHLLDEAAAFDRVLVDHLDREEAVVVPPFESLLSEADQHTLKKEEAKLTTYRHMRMALPWVLANATPEEAANLRAIAP from the coding sequence ATGTCCGATGCCGAGCTGACCAACGCCCCGCCCATTCCGATCTCCGAGCACAGCCGCGTCCTGATCGCGATGCACAAGGCGATGCGCGCCGACAGCCAGCGCCTGATCAGCGCCGTGGACACCCTGCCGGCCGGTGACACCCAGCATGCGGCAGCCCTCGGCCGCGCCTTTGCCGCCATCGTGGGGCTGATCCACGACCACCACTTGACCGAGGACGACGTGATGTATCCCTTCCTGCTGCAGCGGGTGCGCACCTTTGAGCGCGACGCCCTCCGGCTCGAAGATGACCACGTCGAGCTGGACGCGGCCATGGCCCGGATCAACGCCCGCTTCCGCCTCCTTGGTCACCAGCTCAGCGCCCGCCTGTGGCAGGACACCCGCGGTCATCTGCTGGACGAGGCGGCGGCATTCGACCGGGTGCTGGTGGATCACCTGGACCGCGAGGAGGCCGTGGTGGTGCCCCCGTTTGAGTCGCTGCTGTCCGAGGCCGACCAGCACACCCTCAAGAAGGAGGAGGCCAAGCTCACCACCTATCGGCATATGCGTATGGCCCTGCCCTGGGTGCTGGCCAACGCCACCCCCGAAGAGGCGGCCAACCTGCGCGCGATCGCCCC